One Triticum dicoccoides isolate Atlit2015 ecotype Zavitan chromosome 3B, WEW_v2.0, whole genome shotgun sequence genomic window, AACATGGACGGCGAGTTTCCCGGACGCTTCGCTAGCAGGCAACACGAAGTCCTTGTAGTACGGGAACGCCAGCGCACCATCGCCGACGGCGGCGAGGTCAAGGTCCGTCAGCACGGTGGCGTGACTGGCGTCATCGACGTAGGCGTTGATGTGGAGCTGGTGGGGAGCCTCGCTGACGATGTCGCAGAAGTGGAACCTGATGAAATAGCTGGAGCCCGCGTCGACGTCGAACTGCCACGCCATCTGTTTCTGCCCGTCGAATGAGCTGCGGTTGATCACGAGCTCCCTCGCCGTGGCGTAGACGATGTCCGGCGCGTCGGTCGCCGTCGCTTGCCCGGGCAGGCGGTTCAGCGTCCTGTTGTAACGAACCTCCCGAGTCACCGCGTCGACCCTAGGATCGGAGAGGGGCTGGTCGGTAGTCCATTCTCGCCAGAGCGCGTCGTCGTCGGGCGCGACGGCCGGGCCGCCCACGTTGAGGCGGTAGGCCGTCTGCAGCGGCAGCGCGGCGGGGATCGGCTCTGGCCGGCCCGTCGACGAGTCCGccgcgtcggcgacgaggtcgtcgGGCACGGAGACGAGCTCGACGGCGTTCACGAACGCGATGCCCCCGTCGACGAGCGGCACGAACGAGACCACGAGCGTGTCGCGCGCGACGTCCAGGAGGAACTCCACGCGCGCCGGCTGGGGCGACGTCGACGTCGACGCGTTGCCGGGCTCGGGCGCCGGGACGCCGTCCTTGAGCAGCACGGCGTCCTGCGTGGACACCTTGAACGCCCTGGCCGCCACGGCGAGGTCGTAGCTCCGGTACACGAAGGGGAAGAAATGGAGGCGGAGGAAGTGCCGGCCGCGGCGCCTGATGGCGAAGGAGTAGGAAGAGGGCGCGGAGAACACCCTGGCGTTCTGGTACAGCGCGGCGTCGCGGAAGCCGGACACCAGGTCCGGCGGGGCCTTCACCGCGGCGCTGCGAGGGGACGTCAGGGTGACcgcgccggagccggagccggagccgccgTCGTCGGCGAGGAAGAGCCTCCGGCCCACCGGCGTGTCCAGCGAGGAGCCGCAGCTGACGAGGTAGTTGTCCTCCGGCGCGTACGCCGCAGCGCCGCAGACGAGCCACACCGAGACGCTCCAGAGCACGCCGCGAGCTCGTGCCGGCCGGAGCCTCGCCGTCGCGGCCATGGCGAACTCAGAGCAACACCTACACACGATCAAAAGATTATGCGCAGAACAGGCAGAGACGAAAACATGTCCGTCGAAGTACATCGAACCACAGAAAAGCTACAAGGAGCCAAAGAAGAGCGACAGAGGGACGAGCGACGCTACCTCCAGGCTCCGGCTACCGGCCAGCTGATTCAGCAGCAGTCCAGATCCTCCATGGATGATGTGCGCTGCCGTGGTGTCGTGCTTATCTGCGGGGCCTTGGGGTGGTGTGAGCTGCGAGGCCAGGAATTGCAGGAAGAAGAGGACACAGGTCTTGTCACTGGTGACCGGTCAGAGAGGCGGATCGCCATCAGCGGCGGCCCGCCGAATTGAAGGCTTGTTCGTCTCGTAGCGCCCTCCTCCCCACGCCATTGGGCACGCAAGTCGCAACCGTTACCGAACTTGAGAGCAGGGGACTGGACTGGAATGTTGCTGAAATGGGTTGCTGCACTTGGAAGCTCGTTGGAACGTACTACCACTGAAGATTCAGGAAGAACACGACGGTGGCGTGGCGACAGGGACGGATCGCCGTCGGAGACGGCCGAACTGCATGCTGGGAATTCCGTGGCACGCGTATGGAAAAAATGCACCTGAAAGCAAACGCTGGGAGGCGTGACGAGAGTGCGGGACACGATTGTTTGGTCCCGGAAAATTATCGCCAGCGTTTGGTGTTACATACTCCTATCTTTCAATCGTCAATGCTACTAGGAGTGTGGTTTCTCTACCCTGCAAGAGACATCTTGACCGTGGATCTGTCGACCATCGTTGCTTTAAGACTTGTGCTACTTTTCTTACTCTTATATAAATAAATATTGTCTTATTTCAAAGTGTTACTACATAAGTTTTATCGTGTTTTTTCTTGTTCCAAAGTGTCTCGTAAAGTTTCATCGTGTACAGACAAATAAGAGTGCACTTCTTCCTGATTGGATTTACTAGTACACAACGATACACAATGAAACATTCCGGTACATGTTGAAACAAGAAAAGAAAAACCAGTGTCACTATGAAACAAGACAAAATCTGTCAATTCTGAAAATAGCATGAATCTCAAGCTACCCTGAATGGTAGATCCATGTATGGAATATCGCCTGCATGGTATAAATGTTTTTCTCTCAAAGCTAGTAGCTCTTCGAGGCTTTGACTTTACATCCCTAGCCCTCATGCCTTTGTTGTACCACCCGGAGGAGATGAGATTTCCCAAAAGGGTATTCTGTTTTTGACAATTTTATCTTTCTGGCGAAGCTAGTCCAATGCAGCCACATGCGTGGGTTGCCTTTAGTTGTACTCAAGTTTGACTTCCTGAAAGCCTTCAAGTTCCGTCTCCTGGCTTAACCTTGATCGTGTGCTTGAAGCCTCCACCTCGGTGGATGCACTATGTCTTAGGTCTCAATGCCTCCTACCACTATGTCGGCATTCTCAAAAGCGTCCCACGACAAGTGGACTTCCGCAAAGCATGGGCTCCGACATGGGACCCTCGTTGCTTATTTATATTGGACGCAACTGTCCTGCAAGGACTCATGCTTGCTATTGGAGTGAAGGAAAaacgagtatttaaccaaaaactaccataattcacggaaccgtgacgaaaaactaccactttacgattttgttccgaaaactaccacttttttcctaatccgtggcaaaaaactacGTCGCGAAATCGCTCGCTTAGCCCGTGCTAAGCACAAATCTGACcgcttgggcccacctgtcagcatcaatcttcttcctcctctctctctctcatttctacGAACACCTTAAGTGCACTCCGCCGCTCTGCCCCCGCCGGCCGGCGAGTCCCACCACCTGCGCTGCCCTCCGTCCTAGGATAATGAGGATCCAGCGTGCTTAGATAACAGGGTCCAGCGGGGGGAAGCCCCAATCCCTGGCGGCGGAGAGGTTGCCGAGGAAGACCTTGGTCTGGAGCCCGACCTTGATGCGGCCGATGGCGCGGGTGATCTTGCGGGTGACGAAGTTCTCGCCGCGCCGGGGGGACTCGTGGTTGAAGAGCACACCGTTGCAGGCGAAGAGGCCGTACGCCTCGCGGTAGTTGACGGTGTACCAGTGCGCGGCGACCTTGGCGGCCGCGTAGGGTGACCGCGGGTGGAAGGGCGTGGCCTCGCTCTGCGGCGGCGGCGTGGACCCGAACATCTCCGAGGACCCGGCCTGGTAGTAGCGCATGGGCTTGGTCTTGGCGGAGAGGCGGACGGCCTCGAGCAGGCGGAGCGCGCCCGTGGCCGTGACGTCGGCGGTGTAGTCGGGGATCTCGAAGGAGACGGCGACGTGGGACTGCGCGGCCAGGTTGTAGACCTCGTCGGGGAGCACGTGGTCGAGCGCGCGGCGGAGCGAGGAGGAGTCGGAGAGGTCGGCGTAGTGGAGGCGCATCGGCGGGCGCAGCGCGGCGGAGGGGGTCGCGTGCGGGTCGTGGTAGATGTGGTCGAGGCGCTGCGTGTTGAAGTTGGAGGAGCGGCGGATGAGGCCGTGCACCtcgtatcccttggacaggagcagCTCCGTCAGGTAGCTCCCGTCCTGCCCCGTGATGCCCGTCACCAGCGCCACCCTCCGcggcggcgccagggagcggggcaCCGCCTCGGcatcggcgacggcgacggcgccaCCGTTGGAGTGCGGCGCGGAGGAGTCGGCCATTGttttcttccttgcgagatctgggagtgtgaccagcgactcggcctagTGATGAGGTGGTGGGAATCGCCGGCCGGCGGGGGCAGAGCGGCGGAGTGCACTTAAGGTGTTCGtggaaatgagagagagagaggaggaagaagactgatgctgacaggtgggcccaagcgGTCAGATTTGTGCTTAGCACGGGCTAAGCGAGCGATTTCgcgacttggtagttttttgccacggattAGGAAAAAAGTGATAGTTTTCgggacaaaatcgtaaagtggtagtttttcgtcacggttccgtgaattgtggtagtttttggttaaatactcaggAAAAACTGCAACATCCCATCATCCACATACAGTAGCAGCGTCAGGATTAGCATATGCTCAAGGCAAGCTTTGTAGCTACACTAGCTACAATGCGAAAAAAATAGCTACAATGACTATAATCAACAGAGAGCTCTCCCGCCATGCCTCAAGGGATGGACCGGGTTTCTCAAGGCCTAGCCACCAATGTACACACCCTACTCCTATCCCGTTCTAGTACGAAACGGAGCCACCAACCTTCTCCGCCCGACATCGCCCAAGTCACCAAGCTCAAGGAGTTGCTTGGCTCCTTTGTCACGAGCACTCGCCTTGCGTCCAACTTCGACAAGTGCATCTTTGTTTCTATCAATGTGCCTGCACAACAAGCATAGGTTGTCAATGCCATCTTTGGTTGCTCTGTTGCGACCTTCTCTCAATAGTATCTAGGTTTAGTGTTCTTCACGTTCAAGTTGTGCCTCTACGACTTTTACCCCTCATAGCGAAGATCAACAAGAGTACCTCGCCGGTTGGCATGCCTAATGCTTAATATTGGAGGCAAAGGAGTGCTACTCAACGCCATCCTCTCAACGCTTCCCACCTAGTCATGGCTATGCCGCATCTCTTTGAAGGCATGCACACAACACTCGTGTGCCGCTGCTGTACGGTCTTCGAGGCCACAATAACACCATCATCAAACACAATGCAAGATTGTCTAGTCTGAGATCTCCCTTCCCTGCAATTGGGGAGGCCTAGGTGTCCGGGACCTCCGGCCTCAATACCCATGCCTCAAATTTGTATGGCAAAAACATCTCAACTTTTCTAAAATGATCATTATATTATTATTGATTTTACAGTTTTATTCAATGAAAATCTGGTTACTTCCACTTTTTTGGCCAAAGTTGGCAAGAAAGGGCATGGAATTGTAATTTCAGGGTATTTTCAAATATGTTGAGCAAAAATATCTGAAACTTTCCCAGAATTATCAGTATATTAACCTTAATTTTAcaaaattatttcaattttttggatACATTCATTTGTAGGACAAAATTTGGCCAATAAAAGGTTGACGTGGGCGCTTACTGGAGTAGCTGACTGGACGGTCAACGGGTCAAACCTCGCCTACTCAGAAACCAGGATCAGGGGAGGGAAGGGTTGAATCTTAGGCGGTTTTGATAGTCCAGGGATGTAATGTCGAAAATGCCCAGTGTAGGACGAGCTACATGTAGCCCATTTTGAAAATACCATTTTCCGGAGAGTAACGgaatatgatttttttttctacAGGCATAAATACATATATAACAcattcagaaaaaaatcataacgATTAACTTTCATACGTGACGTAAACAAAAAGATAAATATGTACATGAAAATGGGCCAATTATTTTTTGGTGTTCGTACGTTTTTTTTTTTGTAGCTTGCAAGCCATAATATTTTTGAACGAAAAATTACAGATCAATCGCGAACATGTATAAGTTTACATAGATTTTTTTATTTCTTTGAAACTTGGAAAAGccatttttgaaaattttgaaataaaggGCTTCATGTAGCCCGGGCTACACAACTTCACATTCGTTGCAACGTGGACTTCTCTCATTTCAGTTTGCCTCTAGGGATATAGGTCTTGCAGTGTGCCATGGTCAGTATGTCACCCTGTCCGCCTGAGAAAACAACAACTATACTCTCAATGGTTTGTTTGTTAGGTTGACCCACTGCTCACCAACAAGCTCTTGGCCTCATGAGTCAACCAGAGTAGACAAGCAGTCCACCTGATTCAGCCGAAGCTTAGCTCCAAAACCTACAGCTGAGTACATAAGAAATCATCCCACCCATCACACAGAACAATCTCCATCTCCCAATCCTGACAACACATCCAGATCTTCTAGAGAAGTTCTGGCAACCAAGCATGGCTGCTGCATCTTCTCGTGCCAAGCTCCTCCTGACCTTGGTCTTGCTGCAGGCTCTGTGGGACTCGGCCGCGCCGGCCTGCTCCATCGACGCCATCTACAGCTTCGGGGACTCCATCGCCGACACCGGCAACCTCCTCCGCGAGGGCCCCGTGGGCTTCTTCTCCTCCATCGGCAGCTACCCCTACGGCCAGACCTACCGGAAGCCCACCGGCCGCTGCTCCGACGGCCTCCTCATCATCGACTACTTCGGTGAGCCAAGcttctcctcttcctttgggggacagAGGTAGCCTCATTCATGCTCTGCTTGACGAGACGAGTTTTCTCCGGCGCGTGCAGCCATGGCGCTCGACCTGCCGCTGGTCAACCCGTACCTGGACAAGAGCGCCGACTTCAGCGGCGGCGTCAACTTCGCGGTGGCCGGCGCGACGGCGCTGGACCGCACGTACCTCCTGCAGAACGCCATCGTGATGCCGCCGGGGAACACGCCGCTCAGCTCCCAGCTCGACTGGTTCAAATCGCACCTCAACGACACGTGCCAGCAAGGTGAGCAGGCCACCATCATATCGCACCAGAAACAGGGGTTGCTCTGCTTACTCCTGCTGTGTTTATAGATtgcgcgaagaagctggccggaGCCTTGTTCTTGGTCGGGGAGATCGGCGGGAACGACTACAACTACGCCTTCTTTCAGAAGAGGTCCATCGAGGCCGTCAAGGCGTACGTGCCACTGGTCGTGAAGAGCATCATGGACGTCGCAAAGGCAAGTGGCATCCCTtagatattactccctccgtaaactaatataaaagcgtttagatcactattttagtattctaaacacttttatattagtttacagagggagtaaaagGCAATCAATCGATCTAACCCGCACGGGCATTTGCATTTCCTTGGTTGCTCATAATCAGGAGGTGATCGAGCTGGGAGCGACCCAGATCATCATCCCGGGGAACTTCCCGATAGGGTGCTCGCCGAGCTACCTCTCCCTCTTCTCCGCCGCCGGCTCCACGGACCACGACGAACGGGGCTGCCTCAAGAGCTACAACGCCTTCGCCGCGTACCACAACGAGCAGCTCCAGGCGGCCATCGTCGACCTCCGCATGGTCAACGCCGACGTCTCCGTTGTCTACGCCGACTACTACGGCGCCTTCCTGCACCTCCTCGACCACGCCTCCGTCCTAGGTAACCAATCAAAGTTCTCCCAAGACGTCAGGAACCTCAACGAGAGCTGAGAGCTGACCCGCGTGGCGTGGCGTGTGCATGCCGCCTTGTGTTTCTTTCATGGCAGGGTTC contains:
- the LOC119279423 gene encoding GDP-mannose 4,6 dehydratase 2-like — its product is MADSSAPHSNGGAVAVADAEAVPRSLAPPRRVALVTGITGQDGSYLTELLLSKGYEVHGLIRRSSNFNTQRLDHIYHDPHATPSAALRPPMRLHYADLSDSSSLRRALDHVLPDEVYNLAAQSHVAVSFEIPDYTADVTATGALRLLEAVRLSAKTKPMRYYQAGSSEMFGSTPPPQSEATPFHPRSPYAAAKVAAHWYTVNYREAYGLFACNGVLFNHESPRRGENFVTRKITRAIGRIKVGLQTKVFLGNLSAARDWGFPPLDPVI
- the LOC119281029 gene encoding acetylajmalan esterase-like, whose protein sequence is MAAASSRAKLLLTLVLLQALWDSAAPACSIDAIYSFGDSIADTGNLLREGPVGFFSSIGSYPYGQTYRKPTGRCSDGLLIIDYFAMALDLPLVNPYLDKSADFSGGVNFAVAGATALDRTYLLQNAIVMPPGNTPLSSQLDWFKSHLNDTCQQDCAKKLAGALFLVGEIGGNDYNYAFFQKRSIEAVKAYVPLVVKSIMDVAKEVIELGATQIIIPGNFPIGCSPSYLSLFSAAGSTDHDERGCLKSYNAFAAYHNEQLQAAIVDLRMVNADVSVVYADYYGAFLHLLDHASVLGFDEGSLLKACCGAGGEHNFDMDMMCGGLGASTCADPARHVSWDGIHLTQQAYRAMALSILMEGFAQPAESVQDIWSCW